The Arachis duranensis cultivar V14167 chromosome 2, aradu.V14167.gnm2.J7QH, whole genome shotgun sequence genome has a window encoding:
- the LOC127744978 gene encoding uncharacterized protein LOC127744978: MGETASPATSTIDDHLLLKNFFAEVSEAERDNEVARILSCFKLNPFEYLKLPFESSPDDVKKQYRKLPLMVCPDKCEHPQAKEAFGAPAKAQQLLLDQKKVS, translated from the exons ATGGGAGAGACAGCTTCTCCGGCTACATCCACCATCGACGACCATTTGCTTCTCAAGAACTTCTTTGCCGAAGTCAGCGAAGCCGAGAGGGACAACGAAGTCGCTAGGATTCTCTCTTGTTTTAAGTTGAATCCATTTGAGTATCTAAAGCTTCCATTTGAATCATCACCTGATGACGTGAAAAAGCAGTATCGCAAGTTGCCTTTGATGGTTTGCCCTGATAAATGTGAGCATCCACAAGCAAAAGAGGCTTTTGGAGCCCCAGCAAAAGCCCAACAATTATTACTAGACCAAAAAAAAG TGAGTTAA